Proteins found in one Candidatus Margulisiibacteriota bacterium genomic segment:
- a CDS encoding ATP-binding cassette domain-containing protein: MGLKIENLSLKRGDKQIIANISFTVGDGEIFGVLGTNGAGKSSLAYVLMGSAGYAPDRGRITFNGEDITNKTIDERARLGLTLAWQEPARFEGLSLLDYVLLGSDKKGHLLAEKYLEQMRLNPSEYRKREVDKTLSGGERKKVELASILAMRPKLAILDEPDSGIDMLSQEAVVSLIKEIKNYGGSVILITHDEEVIKVADRAALMCSGLAFKVGDPPEIIDYYKRNCKPCPTRVYPSAKDG; this comes from the coding sequence GTGGGGTTAAAGATCGAGAATCTAAGTCTGAAGCGGGGCGACAAGCAGATCATCGCCAACATTAGCTTTACGGTCGGCGACGGAGAGATCTTTGGGGTGCTGGGGACCAACGGTGCCGGAAAAAGCTCGTTGGCTTATGTTCTGATGGGGAGCGCCGGTTATGCCCCTGACCGGGGCCGGATTACTTTCAACGGCGAAGATATTACCAATAAAACTATTGATGAACGGGCCAGGCTTGGGCTCACCCTGGCTTGGCAGGAACCGGCCCGTTTCGAAGGGCTTTCCCTCCTCGACTATGTCCTACTCGGCAGCGATAAAAAAGGGCACCTGCTGGCTGAAAAATATCTCGAACAGATGAGGCTTAACCCCAGCGAATACCGGAAACGCGAAGTCGACAAGACCTTGAGCGGGGGCGAGCGGAAAAAAGTCGAATTGGCTTCCATTCTGGCGATGAGACCGAAACTGGCGATCCTGGACGAACCCGATTCCGGGATCGACATGCTCTCGCAAGAGGCGGTCGTCAGTTTGATCAAAGAGATCAAAAATTACGGCGGTTCCGTTATTCTTATTACCCATGACGAAGAAGTCATTAAAGTGGCCGACCGGGCGGCGCTGATGTGCAGCGGCCTGGCTTTTAAGGTCGGCGACCCGCCGGAGATCATCGATTACTACAAACGGAACTGCAAACCTTGTCCGACCAGGGTTTACCCTTCCGCCAAGGATGGCTAA
- the phoU gene encoding phosphate signaling complex protein PhoU: protein MDHKRVFDHEMGELKDTILKMGVMVQGLIHKSVESLKKLDKEMAEEVVKEDENVDQLELEIDEKCIQLVALRQPEASDLRFLMTGMRIANDLERIGDLAEDIAQRAIELAGRPLLKPLIDIPKMARLAQESVALALDAFVNRDSRKAREIWVKEKEVDKLRDLVHDELIEIMGKDSTAVPRAIPLLLVSRHLERISDHATNIGEDVVYMVEGRVVKHSGRQDDQ, encoded by the coding sequence ATGGACCATAAAAGAGTTTTCGATCATGAGATGGGGGAATTAAAAGATACGATCCTGAAAATGGGGGTGATGGTCCAGGGTTTGATCCACAAATCGGTCGAATCACTAAAAAAACTGGACAAGGAGATGGCGGAAGAAGTCGTGAAAGAAGATGAGAACGTCGACCAATTGGAGCTGGAGATCGATGAGAAATGCATTCAGTTGGTCGCCTTGCGCCAGCCCGAAGCCTCGGACCTGCGCTTTTTAATGACCGGGATGCGGATCGCCAACGACCTGGAGAGGATCGGCGACCTGGCGGAAGATATCGCCCAGCGGGCGATCGAACTGGCGGGACGGCCGCTCCTTAAACCGCTGATCGATATCCCGAAAATGGCCAGATTGGCCCAGGAATCGGTCGCCTTAGCCCTAGACGCCTTCGTCAATCGTGATTCGCGAAAGGCCCGGGAGATCTGGGTCAAAGAGAAAGAAGTCGATAAATTACGCGACCTGGTCCACGACGAACTGATCGAGATCATGGGGAAGGATTCCACGGCCGTGCCGCGCGCTATTCCTTTGCTTTTGGTTTCGCGCCATCTGGAGCGGATCTCCGACCACGCGACCAATATCGGCGAGGATGTCGTTTATATGGTGGAAGGCCGGGTGGTTAAGCACAGCGGACGGCAAGACGATCAGTAA
- the sixA gene encoding phosphohistidine phosphatase SixA, whose product MKLYLLRHGEAAPSEDYPDDYLRPLTDNGRTQIRELAGELVETGISFDVIVSSPCVRAYQTAEIVADALKERDKMFVDDMLAPGCTLGDILEILERNRQFERILCVGHEPDFGEIAGELLFLDEPRPLRKGEMIEIEIDN is encoded by the coding sequence ATGAAGCTTTATCTCCTCCGCCACGGCGAAGCGGCCCCAAGCGAAGATTATCCGGACGACTATCTCCGCCCGCTGACCGATAATGGGCGAACGCAGATCCGGGAACTAGCCGGGGAATTGGTGGAAACAGGAATTTCCTTTGACGTTATTGTTTCTTCTCCCTGCGTTCGGGCCTATCAAACGGCGGAGATCGTGGCGGACGCGCTCAAAGAGCGGGACAAAATGTTCGTTGACGACATGCTGGCCCCCGGCTGTACGCTGGGCGATATCCTGGAGATCCTGGAACGAAACCGCCAGTTCGAGCGGATCCTTTGCGTCGGCCATGAGCCGGACTTTGGCGAGATCGCCGGCGAACTGCTTTTCCTCGACGAACCGCGGCCGCTGCGCAAAGGGGAAATGATCGAGATCGAAATCGATAATTAA
- a CDS encoding SufD family Fe-S cluster assembly protein, producing the protein MDYTQEYKELLDVYRQAEGNPAVFADQKVAHLVVHQNKVLGSHLVPGLEVLPRETADGVDLKIRVLPGVKIEFPVHLCFGVLPKEGIQRINIETEIGEESGVSLLAHCIFPNAVKVQHLMEATIMVRKNGFYRYNETHFHGEDGGVVVVPKARITLEEGARLETYFQLTKGKVGRLEIDYEVEAGENAVAEMIAKAYGYGRDLVKIKERCVLKGAGSRGIIKSRVAVKEDAVSEVYSEIAAYGRQARGHVDCVEIIQGRARARAVPVVDVFEESAKITHEAAIGSVDKQQLETLMARGVRQDEAVDIIIKGMLK; encoded by the coding sequence ATGGATTACACCCAAGAGTATAAAGAATTGCTGGATGTTTATCGACAGGCCGAAGGGAACCCGGCGGTCTTTGCCGATCAGAAAGTGGCCCACTTAGTCGTTCATCAGAACAAGGTGCTGGGCTCTCACCTGGTCCCCGGCCTTGAGGTCTTACCGCGCGAGACCGCTGACGGGGTCGACCTGAAGATCAGGGTCCTTCCCGGAGTGAAGATCGAGTTTCCGGTCCACCTCTGCTTCGGCGTCTTACCGAAAGAAGGAATCCAGCGGATCAACATTGAGACCGAGATCGGCGAGGAGTCCGGGGTTAGCTTGCTTGCCCATTGTATTTTTCCGAACGCTGTCAAGGTCCAGCACCTCATGGAAGCGACGATCATGGTCCGCAAGAACGGCTTTTATCGTTACAACGAGACCCATTTTCATGGGGAAGATGGCGGGGTTGTGGTTGTTCCCAAAGCCCGGATCACTTTAGAAGAAGGCGCTCGTTTGGAGACTTATTTTCAATTGACTAAGGGGAAGGTTGGCCGGCTGGAGATCGATTACGAAGTGGAAGCGGGGGAGAACGCGGTGGCGGAGATGATCGCCAAGGCTTACGGCTACGGCCGGGACCTGGTCAAGATCAAAGAACGCTGCGTTTTAAAAGGGGCCGGTTCACGCGGCATTATTAAAAGCCGGGTCGCGGTCAAAGAAGACGCGGTCAGCGAAGTTTACTCCGAGATCGCCGCTTACGGCCGGCAAGCCAGAGGCCATGTCGACTGCGTCGAGATCATCCAGGGGAGAGCGCGGGCCAGGGCGGTGCCGGTCGTCGATGTCTTTGAGGAGAGCGCGAAGATTACCCACGAGGCGGCGATCGGCAGCGTCGATAAACAGCAATTAGAAACGCTGATGGCCAGGGGAGTGCGTCAGGACGAGGCGGTGGATATCATCATTAAAGGTATGCTAAAATAG
- a CDS encoding desulfoferrodoxin: MAKQMGIYKCEVCGNIVEVLHSGDGELVCCGQPMKEMIENTVDAAKEKHVPVIEKTPNGSLVKIGAVPHPMEEKHYIEWIELIADGKAYRKFLKPGDKPEAEFCLTAAEVAAREYCNLHGLWSAK, from the coding sequence ATGGCAAAACAAATGGGTATTTATAAGTGTGAAGTGTGCGGCAATATCGTGGAAGTCCTGCATAGCGGCGACGGCGAACTGGTCTGTTGCGGTCAGCCGATGAAGGAGATGATTGAGAACACCGTCGATGCCGCCAAGGAAAAACACGTGCCGGTGATCGAAAAAACGCCGAACGGATCTTTGGTCAAGATCGGCGCCGTACCCCATCCGATGGAAGAGAAGCATTACATTGAATGGATCGAGCTGATCGCGGACGGCAAGGCTTACCGGAAATTTCTCAAGCCCGGTGATAAGCCCGAGGCGGAATTTTGTTTGACCGCTGCCGAGGTTGCCGCCCGGGAGTACTGCAACCTGCACGGGCTTTGGTCCGCTAAATAA
- a CDS encoding DUF559 domain-containing protein — protein MKKTKRGIIPYDVRLTPRAKKLRRDQTEAEKILWEVLRGKKVNNYKFIRQKPLGRFIVDFYCSKLLLGIEVDGSSHNKKAEYDEQRTVCLARNGIKIIRYWNEEIFFNLGKMIDDLNDKLAAREKELKALINR, from the coding sequence ATGAAAAAGACTAAAAGAGGCATAATTCCGTACGATGTTAGATTAACCCCAAGGGCTAAAAAACTGCGTCGAGATCAAACCGAAGCAGAAAAAATTTTATGGGAAGTTTTGCGTGGCAAAAAAGTTAACAATTATAAATTCATTAGACAGAAGCCTCTTGGCAGGTTTATCGTCGATTTTTATTGTTCGAAGCTTTTGCTGGGAATAGAAGTTGATGGCAGCAGTCATAACAAAAAGGCTGAATATGACGAGCAAAGAACCGTTTGTTTGGCCAGAAATGGCATAAAAATTATAAGATATTGGAACGAGGAGATCTTTTTTAACTTGGGGAAAATGATTGATGATCTTAACGATAAATTAGCGGCACGTGAAAAGGAATTGAAGGCACTGATAAACCGCTAA
- the pstB gene encoding phosphate ABC transporter ATP-binding protein PstB gives MKPIIETKKLNFYYGSFHALIDVELKVGRNRITSLIGPSGCGKSTLLRVFNRMNDLIDGVTMNGSVTIEGAEIVGPQVDLVDLRKHVGMVFQRPNPFPLSVFENVAFGLRIRGERRKSVLEEAVYKSLSAVLLFDDLKDRLSQDALELTLEQQQRLCIARLIAVTPDILLMDEICSALDPMATMKIESLMLELKKQYTIVIVTHNMQQAARVSDECGFMLLGELIEFGDTKKIFTSPADKRTDDYITGRFG, from the coding sequence ATGAAACCGATAATCGAAACGAAAAAACTAAATTTTTACTATGGGTCATTCCACGCTTTGATCGATGTCGAACTCAAGGTCGGACGGAACAGGATCACCAGCCTGATCGGTCCGTCGGGTTGCGGCAAATCGACCTTGCTGCGGGTCTTTAACCGAATGAACGATCTGATCGACGGGGTGACGATGAACGGCAGCGTGACGATCGAAGGGGCGGAGATCGTTGGTCCGCAAGTCGATCTGGTCGATCTGCGCAAGCATGTCGGCATGGTCTTTCAGCGGCCCAACCCGTTTCCCCTCTCGGTCTTTGAAAACGTCGCTTTCGGCTTGCGGATCAGGGGCGAGCGGCGCAAGAGCGTGCTGGAAGAAGCGGTCTATAAGAGCCTGTCGGCGGTCCTGCTGTTCGACGACTTGAAAGACCGGCTGTCACAGGATGCCCTGGAGCTGACCCTGGAGCAGCAGCAGCGGCTTTGTATCGCCCGCTTGATCGCGGTCACGCCCGATATTCTGCTGATGGACGAGATCTGTTCGGCCCTCGATCCCATGGCGACCATGAAAATTGAATCGCTGATGCTGGAATTGAAAAAACAATATACAATAGTCATTGTCACGCACAACATGCAGCAGGCGGCCCGGGTTTCCGATGAATGCGGCTTCATGCTGCTGGGCGAGTTGATCGAGTTCGGCGACACCAAGAAGATTTTTACTTCGCCGGCCGATAAGCGGACCGACGATTACATTACCGGACGGTTCGGTTAA
- a CDS encoding phosphate ABC transporter ATP-binding protein, protein MVNKLEIKGLNVWYDGVHALKELTLAVQANEILGVIGPSNSGKTSFLRCVNRLNDLHNHFRMDGTISLDGKNIRELDIHLLRKRIGIVFALPLPLPLSVFDNIAYGPRMHGVKNRTRLLEIAERSLRAAAIWDEVKDRLDCSAFKLSGGQQQRLCIARTLAVEPDVILYDEPCSALDPISTLKIEEAMRNLKDSYTQILVTNNVKQAARVADRTAFFLMGEMIELAETGKLFTTPADKRTEDYITGRFG, encoded by the coding sequence ATGGTAAATAAACTTGAGATCAAAGGTTTGAACGTCTGGTATGACGGGGTCCACGCCCTTAAAGAGCTCACCCTCGCGGTCCAGGCCAACGAGATCCTGGGCGTGATCGGACCGTCCAACAGCGGCAAGACCTCGTTTCTCCGCTGCGTTAATCGGCTGAACGATTTGCATAATCATTTTCGGATGGACGGAACGATCAGTCTCGACGGGAAAAATATCCGCGAGCTCGACATCCATCTATTGCGTAAAAGGATCGGGATCGTTTTTGCTTTGCCGTTGCCGCTCCCTTTGTCGGTCTTTGACAATATTGCCTACGGGCCCCGGATGCACGGCGTTAAAAACCGGACCAGGCTTTTGGAAATTGCCGAACGATCACTGCGGGCGGCCGCGATTTGGGATGAAGTTAAAGACCGGCTGGATTGCTCGGCTTTTAAATTATCGGGCGGCCAGCAGCAGCGGCTCTGCATCGCCCGGACCCTGGCGGTCGAACCGGACGTGATCCTCTATGACGAACCGTGTTCCGCGCTCGATCCGATCTCGACCCTGAAGATTGAAGAAGCGATGCGGAATTTAAAAGATTCCTACACTCAAATCCTGGTTACGAACAACGTTAAACAGGCGGCCCGGGTTGCCGACCGGACCGCTTTCTTCCTGATGGGTGAGATGATCGAACTGGCGGAGACCGGCAAGCTCTTTACGACCCCGGCCGATAAACGGACCGAAGATTACATTACAGGCAGGTTCGGCTAA
- a CDS encoding FprA family A-type flavoprotein, whose translation MAVRKIKADIFSVGAIDFDRRLFDELIPLPEGTSYNSYLIVGSEKTALLDTVDPTKVGALVENLNELNVGKIDYLVAHHAEQDHSGSIPFLLELFPMAKVVTNAKCGELLISHLRVPAEKIQIVADREKISLGNKTLEFILAPWVHWPETMFTYVAEDKILFTCDFLGSHLATSELFVSDEAHVYRAAKRYFAEIMMPFRTSIKQHLEKLKGLNFEIAAPSHGPVYQNPKMILEAYADWAGDAVKNEVLLAYVSMHGSTQEMAEYLIDILMARGVIVKPYNLARTDIGELAMDLVDAATVVIGTPTVLAGPHPLAAHAAFLANALRPKTKFVSVIGSFAWGGKMVENLSAMIVNLKVTIIPPVIAKGAPTETDYAALDRLADEIVNNHRAIGV comes from the coding sequence ATGGCTGTCAGGAAAATTAAAGCCGATATATTTTCAGTTGGAGCGATCGATTTTGACCGGCGGCTGTTCGATGAGCTGATCCCGCTTCCGGAAGGGACCAGCTACAATTCATATTTGATCGTCGGCAGCGAAAAGACCGCTTTGCTCGATACGGTCGATCCGACGAAGGTCGGCGCGCTGGTCGAGAACCTGAACGAATTAAACGTCGGGAAGATCGACTATCTGGTCGCTCATCACGCCGAACAGGACCATTCCGGCTCGATTCCGTTCCTTTTGGAGCTGTTCCCAATGGCCAAGGTCGTGACCAATGCCAAATGCGGGGAGCTTTTGATCTCCCATCTCCGGGTCCCGGCCGAAAAGATCCAGATCGTGGCCGACCGGGAAAAAATATCGTTGGGGAACAAGACCCTGGAGTTTATCCTGGCCCCCTGGGTCCATTGGCCGGAGACGATGTTTACCTACGTCGCGGAAGACAAGATCCTTTTTACCTGTGACTTTCTCGGCTCGCACCTGGCGACCAGCGAACTTTTTGTGTCCGACGAGGCGCACGTCTACCGGGCGGCCAAGCGTTATTTTGCCGAGATTATGATGCCTTTTAGGACGTCGATCAAACAGCACCTGGAAAAATTGAAAGGGCTGAATTTTGAGATCGCCGCCCCCAGCCACGGGCCGGTCTATCAGAACCCTAAAATGATCCTTGAGGCTTACGCTGATTGGGCGGGGGACGCGGTCAAAAACGAGGTTCTCCTGGCTTACGTTTCGATGCATGGCAGTACCCAGGAGATGGCCGAATACCTCATTGATATCCTCATGGCGCGGGGGGTTATCGTCAAGCCTTATAATCTTGCCCGGACCGATATCGGTGAACTGGCGATGGACCTGGTTGACGCGGCGACCGTTGTTATCGGTACCCCGACCGTTTTGGCCGGCCCGCATCCGCTGGCGGCCCACGCCGCTTTCCTGGCTAACGCGCTCCGGCCGAAAACGAAGTTCGTTTCGGTGATCGGTTCGTTCGCCTGGGGTGGTAAGATGGTGGAGAATCTCTCCGCGATGATCGTCAACCTCAAGGTTACGATCATTCCGCCGGTCATCGCTAAAGGGGCCCCCACTGAAACTGACTACGCCGCTTTGGACCGGCTGGCTGATGAGATCGTTAACAACCACCGGGCGATCGGGGTATGA
- a CDS encoding rubredoxin gives MKKYICTVCGYVYDPAKGDPDSGVAPGTSFESLPNSWVCPVCGASKDQFKPEG, from the coding sequence GTGAAGAAATATATCTGCACGGTTTGCGGTTATGTTTACGATCCGGCGAAAGGGGACCCCGATTCCGGGGTCGCGCCGGGGACGTCGTTTGAAAGTCTGCCGAACAGCTGGGTCTGCCCGGTCTGCGGCGCGAGCAAAGATCAGTTTAAACCAGAGGGGTAA
- a CDS encoding glycoside hydrolase family 57 protein, translating to MKNPVSLALVWHMHQPFYKDLVTGEYVMPWVRMHAVKDYYDMVAVLDRFPEVKVTFNLVPSLLLQIEDYVTHNATDVLLDLTRKNPSDLTQHDRVLMLQYFFMANWDTMVHPYPRYRDLLLKRGRFVSQTELAKVAKRFSPQELLDLQVWFNLTWFGFIYRNEDEEIKGLIAKGKYFSSEDKKVVIAKQWEVMGKVIPKYKELSGRGQIELTTTPFYHPILPLLCDTNVAKEAMPFMKSPPSAFQHPEDAAAQIQQAVDFFADRFGDKPVGMWPSEGSVSEAMVPLIARSGLKWIATDEGILERSLHKIEMRARTLAAADLYQPYLVEQDGTQVAMIFRNHFLSDQIGFVYQRWNVHDSIRDFSSHLHNIRISLPDDGKNYLVPVVLDGENAWEYYPDGGKSFLESFYANLAANHEIRSVRVCDYIKENPPQKKLSRLFAGSWINSNFKIWIGHDEDNSAWDYLNKARLALEPFSKADFPAAWQELYIAEGSDWCWWYGDDHSSENDALFDSLFRKHLKNIYTLIGRTPPKYLESPIKQLSRPIRPLKEPAYLINPVLDGEVTSYYEWLSAGLFDISKARGAMHQIETLLREIHYGFSMSDLFVRLGLNISMYSEEAKTFSFAVIFSHPAEKKFEISYDPELKYFVAKLYKMDNHWVFEREMRSFGIARIIELGIPFSYLEAKPNDPLEFVVVVYKDGQEVERWPKGGGINVAVPTDTYEQEQWTV from the coding sequence ATGAAAAATCCGGTTTCTTTAGCGCTGGTCTGGCACATGCACCAGCCGTTTTACAAGGATCTGGTGACCGGGGAGTACGTCATGCCCTGGGTCAGGATGCACGCCGTCAAGGATTATTACGACATGGTCGCGGTCCTCGACCGCTTCCCGGAAGTTAAGGTCACTTTCAATCTCGTTCCGTCGCTTCTTTTGCAGATCGAAGATTACGTCACCCACAACGCTACGGACGTCCTGCTCGATCTGACCAGAAAAAATCCCTCCGATTTGACCCAGCACGATCGGGTCCTGATGCTGCAGTATTTTTTCATGGCCAATTGGGACACGATGGTCCATCCTTATCCCCGTTACCGCGATCTCCTTTTGAAGCGCGGCCGTTTCGTTTCCCAGACGGAGCTGGCCAAGGTCGCCAAGCGCTTTTCGCCGCAGGAACTGCTCGACCTTCAGGTCTGGTTCAACCTGACCTGGTTCGGTTTTATTTACCGGAACGAGGACGAGGAGATCAAAGGTTTGATCGCCAAAGGGAAATATTTTTCCAGCGAAGACAAGAAGGTCGTCATTGCCAAACAATGGGAGGTCATGGGGAAGGTCATTCCGAAATATAAAGAGCTTAGCGGGCGCGGACAGATCGAACTGACCACGACGCCGTTTTATCACCCGATCCTGCCGCTCCTTTGCGATACCAATGTCGCCAAAGAGGCGATGCCGTTCATGAAGTCGCCGCCGTCGGCCTTTCAGCACCCTGAAGACGCCGCCGCCCAGATTCAGCAGGCGGTCGATTTTTTTGCCGACCGGTTTGGGGACAAACCTGTTGGGATGTGGCCGTCGGAAGGGTCAGTCTCGGAGGCGATGGTCCCGCTGATCGCCCGCTCCGGTTTGAAATGGATCGCGACCGACGAAGGGATCCTGGAACGCTCCCTTCACAAGATCGAGATGCGGGCCAGGACCTTAGCCGCTGCCGATCTTTATCAGCCTTATCTGGTCGAACAGGACGGGACCCAGGTCGCCATGATCTTCCGCAACCACTTCTTGTCCGACCAGATCGGCTTTGTTTATCAGCGCTGGAACGTCCACGATTCGATCCGCGATTTTTCTTCCCATCTTCATAACATTCGGATCAGCTTGCCTGATGACGGCAAAAACTATCTGGTCCCGGTCGTCCTGGACGGCGAGAACGCCTGGGAGTATTATCCCGACGGCGGCAAGTCTTTCCTGGAAAGTTTTTACGCCAATTTGGCCGCCAACCACGAAATCCGCTCGGTTAGGGTCTGCGATTACATTAAGGAAAATCCGCCGCAAAAGAAACTCTCCCGGCTTTTTGCCGGTTCCTGGATCAACAGCAATTTTAAGATCTGGATCGGGCATGACGAAGATAATTCGGCCTGGGACTATCTCAATAAAGCCCGGTTGGCTCTGGAGCCGTTCAGTAAAGCGGATTTCCCCGCCGCCTGGCAGGAGCTCTACATTGCCGAAGGATCCGATTGGTGCTGGTGGTACGGCGACGACCACTCGTCCGAGAACGACGCGCTTTTCGATTCGCTTTTCCGCAAACACTTAAAGAATATTTATACGCTGATCGGCCGGACCCCCCCCAAATATCTGGAGTCGCCCATCAAGCAGTTGTCGCGGCCGATCCGTCCGTTAAAGGAACCGGCTTATTTGATCAATCCGGTCCTCGACGGAGAAGTGACCAGTTATTACGAATGGCTGTCGGCCGGTCTCTTTGATATCTCGAAAGCGCGCGGCGCGATGCACCAGATCGAAACGCTCCTGCGCGAGATCCATTACGGCTTCAGCATGAGCGACCTTTTTGTTCGCCTCGGGCTCAATATTTCGATGTATTCCGAGGAAGCGAAGACCTTCTCTTTCGCGGTTATCTTTTCTCACCCGGCGGAAAAAAAGTTCGAGATCTCATACGATCCGGAATTGAAGTACTTTGTCGCTAAATTATATAAAATGGACAACCACTGGGTTTTTGAGCGGGAGATGCGCTCCTTCGGCATTGCCCGGATCATCGAACTGGGGATCCCTTTCAGTTATCTTGAGGCCAAGCCGAACGATCCTCTTGAATTCGTCGTCGTTGTTTACAAGGACGGCCAGGAAGTCGAGCGCTGGCCCAAAGGCGGTGGTATAAATGTCGCCGTGCCGACCGACACCTATGAACAAGAACAGTGGACCGTCTGA
- a CDS encoding FAD-dependent thymidylate synthase, whose product MKVLLAGYNVDADILAELTRGSTRVDLTPETISAAYARISRDPRPVDELRTISRAEVEKARRSNTKIVFDMGHSSVAEHAVFNFDIIDLSRLAMEELEKFRFASYTEKSQRYQKLEDNYHLPEEFKGTDFEKPFVALVEKQNQTYKALLDRGIEPEDARYATSLATNGQLGLTVNARTLELMIRRFASSELAEVRTLGKTLYELAAKVAPSLIRYTEATAYESLTARELRQYFAGRWERKRRVSQVCDLIDYSKDADLKLVGSLLHSTSTISFRNCRRIVKEMSKAEREEAVKKACRHLKLYHGVLREFEHVTLTFDLVMSAGCFAQMKRHRPATLTAQRYEPALGVTVPAKIKGGEFAELIKETDALYNKLVKQFPAAAQYLLTGAHRRRVLLSLNARELYHISRLREDAHAQWDIRDLSAAMTKLAKEAMPLTMLLIGGKDRFAEIHQAVYGGGGGE is encoded by the coding sequence GTGAAAGTACTCCTGGCCGGCTATAACGTTGATGCCGATATCCTGGCTGAATTGACCCGCGGTTCGACGAGAGTTGACCTGACCCCGGAAACGATCTCGGCCGCTTATGCCAGGATCTCTCGCGATCCCCGTCCGGTCGATGAACTGCGAACTATTTCCCGGGCCGAAGTCGAAAAAGCCCGCCGCTCCAACACTAAAATCGTTTTTGATATGGGTCATTCCTCGGTCGCCGAACACGCCGTTTTTAATTTCGATATTATCGACCTTTCCCGCCTGGCGATGGAAGAGCTGGAAAAATTCCGTTTCGCTTCCTACACCGAAAAATCCCAGCGTTATCAAAAACTGGAAGATAATTATCATTTGCCGGAGGAGTTTAAAGGGACCGATTTCGAGAAGCCGTTCGTCGCGCTGGTCGAAAAACAGAACCAAACTTACAAAGCGCTGCTCGACCGGGGGATCGAACCGGAAGACGCCCGCTATGCCACTTCGCTTGCCACCAACGGCCAGCTTGGCCTGACCGTTAACGCCCGGACCCTGGAGCTGATGATCCGGCGGTTCGCTTCCAGCGAACTGGCTGAAGTCAGAACTCTGGGTAAAACATTGTATGAATTGGCCGCCAAAGTCGCGCCGTCGCTGATCCGCTACACCGAAGCGACCGCTTACGAATCGCTGACCGCCCGGGAATTGCGGCAATATTTTGCCGGACGTTGGGAGCGAAAACGGCGGGTTTCCCAGGTTTGCGACTTGATCGATTACAGCAAAGACGCCGATTTGAAACTGGTCGGCTCCCTGCTCCATTCAACTTCGACGATCTCTTTCCGCAATTGCCGCCGGATCGTAAAAGAGATGTCAAAGGCTGAACGGGAAGAAGCGGTCAAAAAAGCCTGCCGCCACCTAAAGCTTTACCATGGTGTTTTGCGTGAGTTCGAACATGTCACCTTAACTTTTGACCTGGTGATGTCGGCTGGTTGTTTCGCTCAAATGAAACGTCATCGCCCGGCGACCCTGACCGCCCAGCGTTACGAGCCGGCTTTGGGGGTGACGGTCCCGGCCAAGATCAAAGGCGGCGAGTTTGCCGAACTGATTAAAGAGACCGACGCATTATACAATAAGCTGGTCAAACAATTCCCGGCCGCCGCGCAATATCTTTTGACCGGCGCCCATCGCCGCCGGGTTTTGTTGTCTCTTAATGCCCGGGAGCTCTATCATATCTCCCGTTTGCGGGAAGACGCCCACGCCCAGTGGGATATTCGCGACCTGTCCGCGGCGATGACCAAATTGGCCAAAGAAGCGATGCCGTTGACAATGCTGCTCATTGGCGGCAAGGACCGTTTTGCCGAGATCCATCAAGCTGTTTATGGAGGAGGTGGTGGCGAATGA